In Methanocaldococcus lauensis, a single genomic region encodes these proteins:
- a CDS encoding AAA family ATPase, producing the protein MKIKAIEVNNLFSYDNFKIEFNKWNIAVIVGPNNAGKTNLFRVLGFLKDVINDKIKAEDVPNYLHDRNIRYAKIVVDIEFDDLEKDMLKNYFECFLKSNHPEFKKICDELGFNIEEKLVELFSKGKFIWEFRGEPSGRVTPYYKIPIKMLKDEKLKEVLKKLSIFDPEVLKSNKEELYKFCSFIFDISDASEEDIKKFLEDYGYYFTDLIYIIHYLLNLLKILINDDIYFNTDEKNRILLYNSQNEPIFEVKDLKSWDTHIGGIYNFLKKYSLKAKDIIFLTLLLAWLASLKNDDLYYGKILDLCKNNPLDNILSEKAKNLFEYTYKQFNVNQNLLFRHFIQKLFDKAIIKFEEVRGSPDSFIKYIKVPIDLWIKSISSSIIYDIPRTGERLKKEFESKYKIPEYGFDSNDYYGNGEDLAKYLFYLKNAHEIDIRSKYKEFRKSFKEIFKTEKIDFDVVNHNGYPEIYIIFEKDNGDIDYQLPINRVGSGIFEVLNILAVVIGNKNKVILLDEPALHLHPVYQKKLLKVFEDLGKDKDNQNRKKSNQIIIVTHSPYFVSAEFLNNTFRFYKENEATKWINVGEIIKQQYKKDITKKFEENDIKKRILFANGVLLVEGDCEYYTLPILLEKIGYSIEDYNIEIINVRGKGGFKEYIALLNELKIPFGIVCDGDTAFNIYKHNRINEEKAEKIIKKLNDILDSEGLTEETIKSEINEIIKKYNTDYTLKNENDYSTLINAFKDVFNNEKYPFWLKPNEYQEILKNITENMEKLRNDLKKKGMDRLESSKDIENYCIEPLYNNLNENFKKLNVFACKEYDWHMFLGSNNKNIENCIKKTYEFNDEEKLNELKQFIQNFINKCISP; encoded by the coding sequence ATGAAGATTAAAGCTATTGAAGTTAATAACTTATTTTCCTATGATAATTTTAAGATTGAATTTAATAAATGGAATATCGCAGTTATAGTAGGTCCAAATAATGCTGGAAAGACGAATTTATTTAGAGTTTTAGGGTTTTTGAAGGATGTAATAAATGATAAAATAAAAGCCGAAGATGTTCCAAATTATTTACATGATAGGAATATAAGATATGCTAAAATTGTTGTAGATATTGAATTTGATGATTTAGAAAAAGATATGTTAAAAAATTATTTTGAATGTTTTTTAAAATCTAATCATCCAGAATTTAAAAAAATATGTGATGAATTAGGTTTTAATATTGAGGAAAAATTAGTAGAGTTGTTTTCTAAGGGAAAATTTATTTGGGAGTTTAGGGGAGAACCTTCTGGGAGAGTAACCCCTTATTATAAAATCCCAATAAAAATGTTAAAAGATGAAAAATTAAAAGAAGTACTTAAGAAATTATCTATATTTGACCCTGAGGTTCTTAAATCTAATAAGGAAGAATTGTATAAATTTTGTAGTTTTATATTCGATATAAGTGATGCGTCAGAGGAGGATATTAAAAAATTTTTAGAGGATTATGGCTATTATTTCACAGATTTGATTTATATTATACACTATTTACTAAATTTACTAAAGATATTAATAAATGATGATATATACTTCAATACAGATGAAAAAAATAGGATTCTTCTATATAATTCTCAAAATGAGCCTATCTTTGAAGTTAAAGATTTAAAAAGTTGGGATACACATATAGGAGGAATTTATAACTTCCTTAAAAAATATTCACTAAAGGCAAAAGACATTATATTTTTAACATTACTTTTAGCATGGCTAGCTAGTCTCAAAAATGATGATTTATACTATGGTAAAATTTTAGATCTTTGTAAAAATAACCCTTTAGATAATATACTATCTGAAAAAGCAAAAAATCTTTTTGAATATACATATAAACAATTTAATGTTAATCAAAACTTATTATTCCGTCATTTTATACAAAAACTCTTTGATAAAGCTATTATAAAATTTGAAGAAGTTAGAGGGAGTCCTGATAGTTTTATTAAATATATTAAAGTTCCAATAGATTTATGGATAAAGTCCATATCATCATCCATTATATATGACATACCTAGAACTGGAGAACGACTTAAAAAAGAATTTGAATCAAAATATAAAATACCAGAGTATGGTTTTGATTCTAACGATTATTATGGTAATGGAGAAGATTTGGCAAAATACTTATTTTATTTAAAGAATGCTCATGAGATAGATATTAGAAGTAAATACAAGGAATTTAGAAAATCTTTTAAAGAGATATTTAAAACTGAAAAAATAGATTTCGATGTAGTTAATCATAATGGTTATCCAGAAATTTATATTATATTTGAGAAAGATAATGGAGATATTGATTATCAGTTACCTATAAATAGAGTAGGTTCTGGAATCTTTGAAGTTTTAAATATATTGGCTGTGGTTATTGGGAACAAAAATAAAGTTATCTTATTAGATGAACCTGCACTTCATTTACATCCTGTTTATCAGAAAAAATTGTTGAAAGTATTTGAAGATTTGGGTAAAGATAAAGATAATCAAAATAGGAAAAAAAGTAATCAAATTATAATTGTAACACATTCTCCTTATTTTGTATCAGCTGAGTTCTTAAATAATACTTTTAGATTTTATAAAGAGAATGAAGCTACAAAATGGATAAATGTAGGAGAAATTATTAAGCAACAATATAAAAAAGACATTACAAAAAAATTTGAAGAAAATGATATAAAAAAGAGGATATTATTTGCTAATGGAGTATTATTAGTTGAGGGTGATTGCGAATATTATACCTTACCTATACTACTCGAAAAAATAGGATATTCTATTGAAGATTACAATATTGAAATTATAAATGTAAGAGGAAAAGGAGGTTTTAAGGAATATATTGCATTACTGAATGAATTAAAAATACCTTTTGGAATTGTATGTGATGGAGATACGGCATTTAATATTTATAAACATAATCGTATTAATGAAGAGAAAGCAGAGAAGATTATAAAAAAATTAAATGATATTTTAGACAGTGAAGGACTTACTGAAGAAACTATAAAATCTGAAATCAATGAAATCATTAAAAAATATAATACAGATTACACATTAAAAAATGAAAATGATTATTCTACACTTATAAATGCATTTAAAGATGTATTTAATAATGAAAAATACCCTTTCTGGTTAAAACCAAATGAATATCAAGAAATACTAAAAAATATTACAGAAAATATGGAAAAATTGCGAAATGACTTAAAAAAGAAGGGGATGGACAGATTAGAATCATCCAAAGATATAGAAAATTACTGTATTGAACCATTATATAATAACCTAAATGAGAATTTTAAGAAATTAAATGTTTTTGCTTGTAAAGAGTATGATTGGCATATGTTTTTGGGAAGTAATAATAAAAATATTGAAAATTGCATTAAAAAAACTTATGAATTTAATGATGAAGAAAAACTAAATGAGTTGAAACAATTCATCCAAAACTTCATAAATAAATGCATTAGCCCCTAA
- a CDS encoding DUF3226 domain-containing protein: MYKEEIKKHSCSNLEEILPKEPNTFSNGFIRIGIYIMPNNKDKGMLEDLCLKSVKDSPLIKCVDRLFECANQMYENGEVKKYFEKYEYFKNKEFYRKIFSESNGKIKNIAKAKAQAYLSVMPIIVKSVGEGAKKGYWNFESEELNELKKFLEYFKNTL; encoded by the coding sequence ATATATAAAGAAGAAATTAAAAAACACAGTTGTTCAAATTTAGAAGAAATACTTCCAAAAGAACCGAATACTTTTTCCAATGGATTCATAAGGATTGGAATTTATATAATGCCCAATAATAAAGACAAGGGAATGTTGGAAGATTTATGCTTAAAATCTGTTAAAGACAGTCCATTAATCAAATGCGTTGATAGATTATTTGAGTGTGCTAATCAAATGTATGAAAATGGTGAAGTAAAGAAATATTTTGAAAAATATGAATATTTTAAAAATAAGGAATTTTATAGAAAAATTTTTTCAGAATCTAATGGTAAAATTAAAAACATTGCAAAGGCAAAAGCACAAGCATACTTATCAGTTATGCCCATAATTGTTAAGTCTGTAGGGGAAGGAGCAAAAAAAGGATATTGGAACTTTGAATCAGAAGAACTTAATGAGTTGAAAAAGTTTTTAGAATATTTTAAAAACACCTTATAA
- a CDS encoding DUF3226 domain-containing protein produces the protein MPSENKTIKVKSENEKIESEKVLFVEGKDEENFFEELLNYMGITDVQIISYEGKDNLKNKLEAITKTPGFSKVQIFGIVRDADEDVRGAFQSVRDTLKNVLKNNPYIKKKLKNTVVQI, from the coding sequence ATGCCCAGTGAAAATAAAACAATCAAAGTAAAGTCAGAAAATGAAAAAATTGAATCAGAGAAAGTTCTTTTTGTTGAAGGAAAAGATGAAGAAAATTTTTTTGAAGAACTTTTGAATTATATGGGGATAACTGATGTTCAAATAATATCTTATGAGGGTAAAGATAATCTAAAAAATAAATTAGAAGCAATAACTAAAACACCGGGTTTTTCAAAAGTGCAGATCTTTGGAATTGTTAGAGATGCTGATGAGGATGTAAGAGGGGCGTTTCAAAGTGTTAGAGACACTTTAAAAAATGTCTTAAAAAATAATCCATATATAAAGAAGAAATTAAAAAACACAGTTGTTCAAATTTAG
- a CDS encoding AAA family ATPase: MFKRVKINSFRSISTLEIDDLKRVNLFVGKNNCGKTSVLEGIYLLSNPLSILNLVNIRNFGEKYDFETISNLILSMFRNMDVDIPIEIEGDFDTNIKKKIEIEYDTDFIIQYEEFEGDLPIGLKIKYIINGNSNLDENCFNILVNERKLIISENKSKKSIIPLRMGLRIPILPLRAGFKKYSEVYGVGKSKYLSPKINLKDMIKLMDNLQISKEIGNIIKTLQKIEPSIKDLRIGAYDNIYCDTGAEKLMPINVMGDGLLRMLSILLVMYNAKDGYVFIDEIENGLHYSSLEVLWKGIFEASKEFNVQVFATTHSWECIAAYRKVYDEYVNEMDGIRLYRIEKEDDDFIVIDYDEESMKVALEEKWEMR, encoded by the coding sequence ATGTTTAAAAGAGTTAAAATCAACTCATTTAGGAGTATATCCACCCTTGAAATTGACGATTTAAAAAGAGTTAATTTATTTGTTGGTAAAAATAACTGTGGTAAAACTTCCGTTCTTGAAGGAATTTATTTATTAAGCAACCCACTCTCCATTCTAAATTTAGTTAATATTAGAAATTTTGGGGAAAAGTATGATTTTGAAACCATTAGCAACTTAATATTGTCAATGTTTAGAAATATGGATGTGGATATTCCTATTGAGATTGAAGGGGATTTTGACACCAATATAAAAAAGAAGATTGAAATAGAGTATGATACTGATTTTATTATTCAATATGAGGAATTCGAAGGTGATTTACCTATAGGATTAAAAATAAAATACATAATAAATGGAAATTCAAATCTTGATGAAAATTGTTTTAATATATTGGTTAATGAAAGAAAATTAATAATTAGTGAGAATAAATCAAAAAAGTCCATAATACCACTACGTATGGGGTTAAGAATACCGATTCTCCCTTTACGTGCAGGATTTAAAAAATATTCGGAAGTGTATGGTGTGGGAAAATCAAAATATTTATCTCCAAAAATAAATTTAAAGGATATGATAAAACTAATGGATAACCTTCAAATTTCAAAAGAAATAGGTAATATAATTAAAACATTACAAAAAATAGAACCCTCTATAAAGGATTTGAGAATAGGAGCATATGATAATATATATTGTGATACTGGGGCTGAAAAACTTATGCCAATAAATGTAATGGGAGATGGACTCTTAAGAATGCTATCTATATTATTAGTAATGTATAATGCAAAAGATGGTTACGTGTTTATTGATGAAATTGAGAATGGTTTGCATTACTCTTCATTGGAAGTATTGTGGAAGGGAATATTTGAAGCATCAAAAGAATTTAATGTGCAGGTGTTTGCTACAACTCACTCATGGGAGTGCATTGCTGCATATAGAAAAGTTTATGATGAATATGTAAATGAAATGGATGGAATTAGACTATATAGAATTGAAAAAGAAGATGATGATTTTATAGTTATAGATTACGATGAAGAGAGTATGAAAGTGGCTCTTGAGGAGAAGTGGGAGATGAGATAA